AGAGGATCATAACTATATACTTTACTTTTTATATGTACTAGACCTACATAAATATTATATAATATATGTGTAATATTTTCCACATAGGATGTGATAAAAATGGATAAACATGTTTTTTTACTAACAGATACTTTACCTAATGAACTTCCACTTATTTTTTCTAATAGGAGATTATATGCTTTTATTACTTCGAACCTAAGCCTATGGAAGGGGCTAGAGATTAGTAAAGATAGTAAAGATAGCAAAGAAAAAGAATATGATCGTTTTTTCCAATATTCAATTCCATTACAATTTTTTATAGCTAAGAATGAAAATGAAATTAGAAAGATGAGTTTACTTCATCCATATGCCCAGTTACAGATAACAAAGTTTATTGAAATCTATGATGAGCATATAGTAGATTACTTCCAACAAAATGTTATTTACTCTGTAAGAACACCAATATCGATAAATGATATCTTCAATAACGCCCCTGACAAATATAAGCAAGAACTAAAATGGATGTTAAACTCAAGTGAAGAAGATTTGGGAAGTGAAATAGAAGAATTTGTTAAGAATTATTTCGTCTTAAATAGATTTTCAAAAATAACTGATTTTTATAAATCTTACAAAATGAAAGATTTAGAAATGAAGTATACTTACTTAATAAAACTAGATTATCAAGAATGTTTTAATAGTATATATACGCACTCACTTGACTGGGCTTACTTGGGAGATAGGGATATTGCTAAAAATTATATTTCTAGCAAATATAGGTTTTCTGCACTTCTTGATAAAGTTGCTCAGACAATAAATTATAATGAAACTAACGGTATAGTTATAGGTCCTGAATTTTCAAGAACTTTAGCAGAATTTATACTTGTAAGAATTGATAATTTAGTGTATCAAGAATTAGATAAACAAGACATCATATTTAGAAAGGATTATGAAATAGTTAGATTTATTGATGATATATTTATTTTCTTTAATGATAATAATGTTGGCTGCACTATAGAAAAAACAATTAGCAAATTATGTTTAGACTATAAAATGACTATTAACAACAAAAAAAGAATGTATGAGGTAAAACCCTTCCTAAGGAATCAGCTTTGGATTTCTAAGGTAAAAAATGAATTAAATATATTCTTTGACTATTTTAGAAAAGATGAAGTAAGCAAAAAAAGATATCCTTATGACAAATTTTTTGAAAACGTTAGATTAGTCGTTGTTGAATATGAAACTCATAAAAGGTATATTATCTCATATATATTAAGTGCAATTGAAAGAAAGCTCACTTTAGTGATTGAAGAGATTACAAAGACAAAAGAAATAGATATTATTGAATATAATTTTTCAAAACTTCTTGATCTGCTAATATATATTTTAAACCATTATATTGGTACAGAGAATGTAATAAGAATAAGTAGGATAATTTTAATGTTACAAAGAGCTGCTGATATGAATAATCTTTCTATAGACGATCTATTATTTAAGAAAATTTATAATACATTAAAGTATAATTTAGATAAGTTTACTGAACTACATAATTTTATTATCGTATTAACATTCAATTTAAACCATCTACCTGAACAATTTATTGTACAATGCTTAGGTAAATATAGAGACTACTTTAGCTTATCTGTGATAACATATTATATTATAAAAAAATCTAGTGATACTATTAACTACAATTGTGCTCGGAAAATAATAAATAATATCATAGCAGATACTATTTATGAAATGAAAAACAAATATAACTTAAATAGTGGTAAAGCAAGTAATCAGTCAAGTTTTGATAAATTTGACAAGGCACTATTATCTGACTTTTTTTATATTATTCATGATTTCTACTCCTCCGGAATCCTTAACAATCAAAATCTTGATGCCATTAATAAAATAAAAAGAAAACTTTCTAAATCTAAAGATAGTAGAGGTATGGAGTTATATAATATATTTTTAGGCTATATCGATAACTTTGATAAGCCTTTTATGAACTGGGATGCTAGTTATGAAGATATTACTAAAGAAGTCTTTGCAAAAAAATATAAGGTAATAAATGTTTATGAATAGATAATATATCGATATTGTAGTTACATCATATAATCTTTACATATGTTTAATCTTTTTCCTCCAAATAGCGAGAAGCTATTTCTGACTTCTCATTTATAAGAATGACCATTCCTTTAAAGTGCTGTTGTTTTTGTTCCGTAAAGTTCTTTTGTATTGACTTTTAATTATTTTGGTTATCCCTTGCTTCTACTTTTTAATTATTTATATTTAGGTTATGATACGGTCTTGAAACCGTATCATAACCCAAATAATCATACCCTAGGCTATAACCTACTTTTCCTTACTTCATATAAGACAAT
The sequence above is drawn from the Clostridium formicaceticum genome and encodes:
- a CDS encoding RNA-directed DNA polymerase, yielding MDKHVFLLTDTLPNELPLIFSNRRLYAFITSNLSLWKGLEISKDSKDSKEKEYDRFFQYSIPLQFFIAKNENEIRKMSLLHPYAQLQITKFIEIYDEHIVDYFQQNVIYSVRTPISINDIFNNAPDKYKQELKWMLNSSEEDLGSEIEEFVKNYFVLNRFSKITDFYKSYKMKDLEMKYTYLIKLDYQECFNSIYTHSLDWAYLGDRDIAKNYISSKYRFSALLDKVAQTINYNETNGIVIGPEFSRTLAEFILVRIDNLVYQELDKQDIIFRKDYEIVRFIDDIFIFFNDNNVGCTIEKTISKLCLDYKMTINNKKRMYEVKPFLRNQLWISKVKNELNIFFDYFRKDEVSKKRYPYDKFFENVRLVVVEYETHKRYIISYILSAIERKLTLVIEEITKTKEIDIIEYNFSKLLDLLIYILNHYIGTENVIRISRIILMLQRAADMNNLSIDDLLFKKIYNTLKYNLDKFTELHNFIIVLTFNLNHLPEQFIVQCLGKYRDYFSLSVITYYIIKKSSDTINYNCARKIINNIIADTIYEMKNKYNLNSGKASNQSSFDKFDKALLSDFFYIIHDFYSSGILNNQNLDAINKIKRKLSKSKDSRGMELYNIFLGYIDNFDKPFMNWDASYEDITKEVFAKKYKVINVYE